One window of Amaranthus tricolor cultivar Red isolate AtriRed21 chromosome 13, ASM2621246v1, whole genome shotgun sequence genomic DNA carries:
- the LOC130798155 gene encoding peroxidase 27-like: MTTKIFQKLFSFFLLLAMISAMANAEELSLDYYKYSCPGVEDIAKRITEQYISNVPGFAPGLLRMVFHDCFVRGCDASVLIDPTESNNQTEKTALPNVTLRGYEVINAIKSALEKQCPGVVSCADILALSSRDAIRTINGPFWEVPLGRKDGKISLASDADTLLPSPFFNFSSLKENFASLGLTTKDLVVLLGSHTIGQGHCFVFQSRLYNFSGRGDTDPSLSPSYAAFLKTKCTPNPNDTQSVVPLDRITPRVFDENYYVMVSQNKGLFHSDAALLTNAETKSYIYQQIKTKRSTFAQDFSASMSKMIKLGVLTGNQGEVRKTCGVVNA; encoded by the exons ATGACAACTAAGATATTTCAAAAGTTATTCTCATTCTTTTTGTTGCTTGCCATGATATCTGCCATGGCGAACGCTGAAGAATTGTCTTTAGATTATTATAAGTACTCGTGTCCTGGTGTCGAGGACATTGCTAAAAGGATTACTGAGCAATATATTTCTAATGTTCCCGGCTTTGCTCCCGGTTTGCTTAGAATGGTCTTTCATGACTGTTTTGTTAGG GGGTGTGACGCTTCTGTATTAATAGATCCAACAGAGTCCAACAACCAAACGGAGAAGACAGCTCTTCCCAACGTGACACTTAGGGGGTACGAAGTCATTAATGCAATCAAGTCCGCTCTAGAAAAACAATGTCCTGGTGTTGTTTCTTGTGCTGATATATTAGCTTTATCATCTCGAGATGCCATCCGAACG ATAAATGGACCTTTTTGGGAAGTTCCTCTTGGTAGAAAGGATGGAAAAATCTCATTGGCTTCAGATGCAGATACTCTTTTACCATCTCCATTTTTCAACTTCTCAAGTCTTAAAGAAAACTTCGCATCATTGGGCCTAACTACAAAAGATTTGGTAGTCTTATTAG GTTCTCACACCATTGGACAAGGTCACTGCTTCGTCTTTCAGAGCCGACTATACAATTTCTCGGGACGAGGCGACACAGATCCTTCATTGTCTCCTAGTTATGCTGCATTCTTAAAGACTAAATGCACGCCAAATCCAAATGACACCCAATCAGTTGTTCCATTGGATAGGATTACACCAAgagtttttgatgaaaattacTACGTTATGGTAAGCCAAAATAAAGGGCTATTCCATTCTGATGCTGCTCTTTTGACTAATGCTGAGACTAAGAGCTACATCTACCAGCAAATTAAAACTAAGAGATCAACTTTTGCTCAAGATTTTAGTGCATCTATGTCGAAGATGATTAAACTTGGGGTACTTACTGGTAATCAAGGTGAAGTTAGGAAGACATGTGGTGTTGTCAATGCATAA